The window TGCTCGATCTCCTTCATGGTCTCGACCGGGCCATGGCAGTCCTGACACAGCACCCCAGCGTTCACGTGCATCATGTGCGGGAAATGGACGTGGTCCGGCAGGTCGTGGATGCGGACCCAGGGGATGGGCTTCTTTTGCCGCCAGTACGCGATGAGCTTTCTGACTTCCGGCTTGTCCGCCGCGATCATGGGCACGCCGCCGGGGAGGTGGCACCCCGCGCACGCCTGGACGGCCGGAATGCCGGCGGCCGGGGAGCGGTCCGCCGTGTAGTGGCAGTACATGCAGGGGATCTGGTTGGTGCCGGCGTGAAGGTCGTGCGGGAAGGCAATGGGCTGCTCCGCCCGGCGGCCGAATGGCCAGATACCGGCCGCCACGATCCCCGTACCCGCCAATGCCACCGCGCCGGCAATCCCCAGCCCGAACCACCTGACCCGTGTCATCGCCTTCCTGGCTGGCTGTCGACGCCCACTTCATGTGCTGCGCGGCTTGCCTCGGCTATGCGGGCGGCCAGCATACACGCCCGCCCCCCACCCCGCAAGGCCTTGGACCCAACGTGCTCCAGAGGAACAGTCCTCGCGCCGAACAGGAACTCGGGCTCGGGCTCCGCTCCTCTGGGCTCGGGCTCGGAACAGAACGCGACGCGTAATTCCCGAGCCCAGGCGGCAGCGCCGCCGGAGCCCAGCGCCGCAGGCGCGGAGCCCAGGCGCGCAGCGCCGGAGCCCGAGCCCGAGTCCCGGGGGTGGAGTTCCAGGGGTTCAGGGCAGGATCGTCGTCACTACCAGCCGGTGGTCCGACGCGGTGTGCGGCAGCACAGCCGCGTGGCTGGCGGCTGCGCCCCGTATCCAGATCCAGTCGATCCGCTGCCGCGGTTCGCCCGCCGGCGCCGTGGCTGCGGGCGCCACGCCGGCCAGCTCAAAGGCGTCGCGGAATCCCGCAGCTCGCAGCCGCTCGACCACCTCGCTGCCGGGGCCGGCGTTCAGGTCGCCCGCGAAGACCGATGCACCGTCGCGCTCGACGAAGCGGAGCACGCCCGCGAC is drawn from Gemmatimonadota bacterium and contains these coding sequences:
- a CDS encoding cytochrome c3 family protein; this encodes MTRVRWFGLGIAGAVALAGTGIVAAGIWPFGRRAEQPIAFPHDLHAGTNQIPCMYCHYTADRSPAAGIPAVQACAGCHLPGGVPMIAADKPEVRKLIAYWRQKKPIPWVRIHDLPDHVHFPHMMHVNAGVLCQDCHGPVETMKEIEQVASLRMGWCIDCHRKRQARTDCFVCHY